Proteins encoded in a region of the Streptomyces sp. NBC_01298 genome:
- the lepB gene encoding signal peptidase I encodes MAVGARSGRDEGGEEPKDSSGPDAVEQDGDAQDGAEARSHRSFWKELPLLVGIALLLALLIKTFLVQAFSIPSDSMQNTLQRGDRVLVDKLTPWFGSEPERGEVVVFHDPSNWLSNEFTPEPNIAQKALSWIGLMPSAEEKDLIKRTIAIGGDTVECKKGGPVIVNGKELDEPYIYPGNTPCDDLPFGPLTVPKGKIWVMGDHRQNSQDSRYHQQDPATQGFVPVSDVVGRAVVVAWPITRWSTLPVPDTFDQPGIGTQTKATALGMDAAGLAPVGLGPAALGFAGAVPVVLWRRRKLTAGPTGR; translated from the coding sequence GTGGCGGTTGGTGCACGGTCCGGACGCGACGAGGGTGGCGAGGAGCCGAAAGACTCCTCCGGGCCCGATGCCGTCGAGCAAGACGGCGACGCGCAGGACGGCGCCGAGGCACGCTCGCACCGTTCCTTCTGGAAGGAGCTTCCGCTCCTGGTCGGAATCGCCCTGCTGCTCGCCCTGCTGATCAAGACCTTCCTCGTGCAGGCCTTCTCGATCCCCTCCGACTCGATGCAGAACACCCTGCAGCGCGGCGACCGGGTGCTCGTGGACAAGCTGACGCCGTGGTTCGGGTCGGAGCCCGAGCGCGGTGAGGTCGTCGTCTTCCACGACCCGTCGAACTGGCTGAGCAACGAGTTCACTCCCGAGCCCAACATCGCCCAGAAGGCCCTCAGCTGGATCGGCCTCATGCCGTCCGCCGAGGAGAAGGACCTGATCAAGCGGACGATCGCCATCGGCGGTGACACGGTCGAGTGCAAGAAGGGGGGACCGGTCATCGTCAACGGCAAGGAGCTGGACGAGCCGTACATCTACCCGGGCAACACCCCGTGCGACGACCTGCCCTTCGGTCCGCTCACCGTGCCCAAGGGCAAGATCTGGGTGATGGGCGACCACCGTCAGAACTCGCAGGACTCCCGCTACCACCAGCAGGACCCCGCCACCCAGGGGTTCGTGCCCGTCAGTGATGTCGTCGGACGCGCCGTGGTGGTCGCGTGGCCGATCACCCGCTGGTCGACCCTGCCGGTTCCGGACACCTTCGACCAGCCCGGCATCGGCACGCAGACCAAGGCCACCGCGCTCGGCATGGACGCCGCCGGACTGGCGCCGGTCGGGCTCGGCCCGGCCGCCCTCGGGTTCGCCGGCGCGGTACCGGTCGTACTGTGGCGCAGGCGGAAGCTGACCGCAGGGCCTACCGGCAGGTAG
- the lepB gene encoding signal peptidase I, with the protein MGELPLLVVVALCIALILKTFLVQAFFIPSGSMEQTIRIGDRVLVDKLTPWFGSQVERGDVVVFKDPGGWLGADSVQPAEDPVGIKQIKQTLTFIGLLPSANEQDLIKRVIGVGGDSVKCCDARGRVSVNGSPLDEPYVNPGNAPSEIRFEVQVPAGRIFVMGDHRANSADSRYHLDEAFHGTIDVKDVVGQAVVIAWPVGHWHRLEQPATFRMVPDQARGGRRAPRRRRGGSSFA; encoded by the coding sequence GTGGGGGAGCTGCCCCTGCTCGTGGTGGTCGCGCTGTGCATCGCCCTGATCCTCAAGACCTTCCTCGTCCAGGCCTTCTTCATCCCGTCGGGCTCCATGGAGCAGACGATCCGCATCGGCGACCGGGTCCTGGTGGACAAGCTCACCCCGTGGTTCGGCTCCCAGGTCGAGCGCGGCGACGTGGTCGTCTTCAAGGACCCGGGGGGCTGGCTGGGCGCCGACAGCGTCCAGCCGGCCGAGGACCCGGTGGGCATCAAGCAGATCAAGCAGACGCTCACCTTCATCGGCCTGCTGCCCTCGGCGAACGAACAGGACCTGATCAAGCGGGTCATCGGGGTCGGCGGGGACAGCGTGAAGTGCTGCGACGCCCGGGGGCGGGTCAGCGTCAACGGCTCGCCGCTCGACGAGCCGTACGTCAACCCGGGCAACGCGCCCTCGGAGATCCGCTTCGAGGTGCAGGTGCCCGCCGGACGGATCTTCGTCATGGGCGACCACCGGGCGAATTCCGCCGACTCCCGCTACCACCTCGACGAGGCCTTCCACGGCACGATCGACGTGAAGGACGTGGTCGGCCAGGCCGTGGTGATCGCCTGGCCCGTCGGGCACTGGCACCGGCTGGAACAGCCCGCCACCTTCCGCATGGTTCCCGACCAGGCGCGCGGCGGTCGCCGCGCGCCCCGTAGGCGCCGGGGCGGCTCCTCGTTCGCATAG
- the lepB gene encoding signal peptidase I, translated as MDTEAPHTQRGHSSPDEGEGRSRFVLSGAGPDSDPTPDPTRDADPAADLDAAADSGPGKADRLSWRRAGLLGLACTVFLLLFSNFVLQPFLIPSHSMEPTLAVGDRVLVNKLAYRFGDRPQRGDVVVFDGTGSFVQEDRDGSPIGDALHGAVSALGLAEPSDTDFVKRVVGVGGDDVVCDERGRIKVNGVPLDEPYLFPGDSGSKVPFRIVVPLGSLWVMGDHRSQSRDSRDHLGEPGGGMVPVEKVIGRADWIGWPVSRWGAADSAGGGRG; from the coding sequence ATGGACACCGAAGCACCTCACACGCAGCGCGGCCACTCTTCCCCCGACGAGGGGGAGGGGCGGTCGCGTTTCGTGCTTTCCGGAGCGGGTCCGGACTCGGATCCGACCCCGGACCCGACCCGGGACGCGGACCCGGCGGCGGACTTGGACGCGGCGGCGGACTCGGGCCCCGGCAAGGCCGACCGGCTGAGCTGGCGGCGCGCCGGGCTGCTCGGCCTCGCCTGCACCGTCTTCCTGCTGCTGTTCAGCAATTTCGTGCTCCAGCCCTTCCTGATCCCGAGCCACTCGATGGAGCCCACGCTCGCCGTCGGGGACCGGGTCCTGGTCAACAAGCTGGCGTACCGTTTCGGCGACCGGCCGCAGCGCGGGGACGTCGTGGTCTTCGACGGCACGGGCTCCTTCGTACAGGAGGACCGGGACGGGAGTCCGATCGGCGACGCCCTGCACGGGGCGGTCTCCGCGCTCGGGCTGGCCGAGCCCTCGGACACCGATTTCGTGAAGCGGGTCGTGGGCGTCGGCGGTGACGACGTGGTGTGCGACGAACGCGGCCGGATCAAGGTCAACGGGGTCCCGCTGGACGAGCCGTACCTCTTTCCCGGCGACTCCGGATCGAAAGTGCCGTTCCGTATCGTCGTGCCCCTTGGGAGCCTGTGGGTCATGGGTGATCATCGTTCCCAGTCCCGGGACTCCCGGGACCACCTCGGGGAGCCGGGCGGGGGGATGGTGCCGGTGGAGAAGGTGATCGGGCGGGCCGACTGGATCGGCTGGCCGGTGTCGCGCTGGGGCGCCGCGGATTCCGCGGGCGGCGGCCGTGGGTAG
- the rplS gene encoding 50S ribosomal protein L19: MSHLLDGVNAATLRSDLPAFRPGDTVNVHVRVIEGNRSRIQQFKGVVIRRQGAGVSETFTVRKVSFSVGVERTFPVHSPIFEKIELVTRGDVRRAKLYFLRELRGKAAKIKEKRDR, translated from the coding sequence ATGTCTCACCTGCTCGATGGCGTCAACGCCGCCACCCTGCGCTCGGACCTCCCGGCCTTCCGCCCGGGTGACACCGTCAACGTGCACGTCCGCGTGATCGAGGGCAACCGCTCCCGTATCCAGCAGTTCAAGGGTGTCGTCATCCGCCGCCAGGGCGCGGGCGTCTCCGAGACCTTCACCGTCCGCAAGGTCTCCTTCAGCGTCGGCGTGGAGCGTACCTTCCCGGTCCACTCCCCGATCTTCGAGAAGATCGAGCTCGTCACCCGCGGTGACGTGCGTCGCGCCAAGCTGTACTTCCTCCGTGAGCTCCGCGGCAAGGCCGCGAAGATCAAGGAGAAGCGCGACCGCTGA
- the trmD gene encoding tRNA (guanosine(37)-N1)-methyltransferase TrmD, protein MRLDVVTIFPEYLEPLNVSLVGKARARGQLDVHVHDLRDWTYDRHNTVDDTPYGGGPGMVMKTEPWGEALDAALADGYESGAHGPVIVVPTPSGRPFTQELAVELSERPWLIFTPARYEGIDRRVMDEYATRLPVYEVSIGDYVLAGGEAAVLVVTEAVARLLPGVLGNAESHRDDSFAPGDMANLLEGPVYTKPPEWRGHGIPDVLVSGHHGKIARWRRDEAFRRTAANRPDLIERCEASAFDKKDRELLSILGWKPSPDGRFWRRPQTVEE, encoded by the coding sequence ATGCGTCTCGACGTCGTCACGATCTTCCCGGAGTACCTCGAACCGCTCAACGTCTCCCTCGTCGGCAAGGCGCGGGCGCGCGGCCAGCTCGACGTGCACGTCCACGACCTGCGGGACTGGACGTACGACCGGCACAACACGGTGGACGACACCCCGTACGGCGGCGGTCCCGGCATGGTCATGAAGACCGAGCCGTGGGGCGAGGCCCTGGACGCGGCCCTGGCCGACGGCTACGAATCGGGCGCGCACGGGCCCGTCATCGTCGTCCCCACCCCCAGCGGGCGCCCGTTCACCCAGGAACTGGCCGTCGAGCTCTCCGAACGACCCTGGTTGATCTTCACCCCGGCCCGGTACGAGGGCATCGACCGCCGGGTCATGGACGAGTACGCCACGCGCCTCCCGGTCTACGAGGTGTCCATCGGCGACTACGTCCTGGCCGGCGGCGAGGCGGCCGTCCTGGTCGTCACCGAGGCCGTGGCCCGGCTGCTCCCCGGGGTGCTCGGCAACGCCGAATCGCACCGGGACGACTCCTTCGCACCCGGGGACATGGCCAACCTGCTGGAGGGGCCCGTCTACACCAAGCCCCCGGAGTGGCGCGGCCACGGGATCCCGGACGTGCTGGTCAGCGGCCATCACGGCAAGATCGCCCGGTGGCGCCGCGACGAGGCCTTCCGCCGTACGGCGGCCAACCGCCCGGACCTGATCGAGCGCTGCGAGGCCTCCGCCTTCGACAAGAAGGACCGCGAGCTGCTGAGCATCCTCGGCTGGAAGCCTTCCCCCGACGGCCGATTTTGGCGCAGGCCGCAGACCGTGGAAGAATAG
- the rimM gene encoding ribosome maturation factor RimM (Essential for efficient processing of 16S rRNA), whose protein sequence is MELVVARIGRAHGIKGEVTVEVRTDEPELRLGPGAVLRTDPASAGPLTVETGRVHSSRLMLRFAGVKDRTGAEALRNVLLIAEVDPAELPAEDDEYYDHQLMDLDVVLEDGTVIGRITEISHLPSQDLFIVERPDGTEVMIPFVEEIVAEIDLEEQRCVITPPPGLIDEREAIVVSARDEEAAEAESGSASDSESDSDSDGEDA, encoded by the coding sequence GTGGAGCTGGTAGTCGCGCGGATCGGCCGCGCCCACGGGATCAAGGGTGAGGTCACCGTCGAGGTGCGGACCGACGAGCCCGAGCTGCGGCTCGGGCCCGGTGCCGTGCTCCGGACCGACCCCGCGTCGGCGGGACCGCTGACGGTCGAGACGGGCCGGGTGCACAGCAGCAGGCTCATGCTGCGCTTCGCCGGGGTCAAGGACCGCACCGGCGCCGAGGCCCTGCGCAACGTCCTGCTCATCGCCGAGGTGGACCCGGCGGAGCTGCCGGCCGAGGACGACGAGTACTACGACCACCAGCTGATGGACCTCGACGTCGTCCTGGAGGACGGCACCGTGATCGGCCGGATCACCGAGATCTCCCACCTGCCCTCGCAGGACCTGTTCATCGTCGAGCGGCCGGACGGCACCGAGGTGATGATCCCCTTCGTCGAGGAGATCGTCGCCGAGATCGACCTCGAAGAGCAGCGCTGCGTCATCACCCCGCCGCCCGGTCTCATCGACGAGCGCGAGGCGATCGTCGTCTCCGCCCGGGACGAGGAAGCCGCGGAAGCGGAGTCGGGTTCGGCGTCGGACTCGGAATCGGACTCGGACTCGGACGGGGAAGACGCCTGA
- a CDS encoding RNA-binding protein: MLEEALEHLVKGIVDNPDEVQVASRNLRRGQVLEVRVHPDDLGKVIGRNGRTARALRTVVGAIGGRGIRVDLVDVDQVR; encoded by the coding sequence ATGCTCGAGGAGGCTCTTGAGCACCTCGTGAAGGGCATCGTGGACAACCCCGACGAAGTGCAGGTCGCCTCGCGCAACCTGCGCCGCGGGCAGGTGCTGGAGGTTCGGGTCCACCCCGACGACCTCGGCAAGGTGATCGGCCGCAACGGCCGCACCGCACGTGCTCTGCGTACCGTCGTGGGCGCCATCGGCGGCCGGGGGATCCGCGTCGACCTCGTCGACGTGGACCAGGTCCGCTGA
- the rpsP gene encoding 30S ribosomal protein S16, protein MAVKIKLKRLGKIRQPHYRIVVADARTRRDGRAIEEIGIYHPTYNPSRIEVNAERAQYWLSVGAQPTEAVLAILKLTGDWQAHKGLPAPAPLLQPATKENKRRSFDEFAKALEGIGEGKGEAITQKAKKADKKADEAEAETAESTEA, encoded by the coding sequence GTGGCAGTCAAGATCAAGCTCAAGCGCCTCGGCAAGATTCGCCAGCCGCACTACCGCATCGTCGTCGCCGACGCCCGTACCCGTCGGGACGGTCGCGCGATCGAAGAGATCGGTATCTACCACCCGACGTACAACCCGTCGCGCATCGAGGTCAACGCCGAGCGTGCGCAGTACTGGCTGTCCGTTGGCGCCCAGCCCACCGAGGCTGTGCTCGCCATCCTGAAGCTCACCGGTGACTGGCAGGCGCACAAGGGCCTTCCGGCCCCCGCGCCGCTGCTGCAGCCGGCGACGAAGGAGAACAAGCGTCGCTCCTTCGACGAGTTCGCCAAGGCCCTCGAGGGCATCGGCGAGGGCAAGGGCGAAGCCATCACCCAGAAGGCGAAGAAGGCCGACAAGAAGGCGGACGAGGCTGAGGCCGAGACCGCCGAGTCGACCGAGGCCTGA
- the proS gene encoding proline--tRNA ligase, with protein sequence MAKAPVLTPQAEDFPRWYQDLINKAELADNGPVRGTMVIRPYGYGLWERMQQEMDARIKDAGAQNAYFPLFIPQSYLTREAEHVEGFAPELAIVTHGGGKELDEPVVVRPTSETIINEYFSKWVQSYRDLPLLINQWANVVRWEMRPRVFLRTSEFLWQEGHTAHVTYEDARDYAARIHTDVYGDFMTNVLGIDVVLGRKTAKERFAGAINTLTLEGMMGDGKALQLGTSHELGTNFAKAFNTQYLSKEGKQELVWQTSWGVSTRMVGGLIMSHGDDNGLRVPPRLAHVQVVVMAIKGDEAVAKVRELGAQLKAAGLRVFVDDRVDTPFGRRAVDWELKGVPVRVEIGPRDLEAGTAMLARRIPGGKEAVQISDLAALLPKVLEEDQEQLLRESRERRISRTSDVSTIEEAAEAAIAGGWARIPWADLGPEGEAKLAEQAVSVRCLIAEDGSVPLADDAPGNLAIVARSY encoded by the coding sequence ATGGCAAAGGCACCCGTTCTCACCCCCCAGGCGGAGGATTTCCCCCGCTGGTACCAGGATCTGATCAACAAGGCCGAGCTGGCCGACAATGGTCCGGTCCGCGGCACGATGGTCATCCGGCCGTACGGCTACGGCCTGTGGGAGCGGATGCAGCAGGAGATGGACGCGCGCATCAAGGACGCGGGCGCCCAGAACGCGTACTTCCCGCTGTTCATCCCGCAGTCGTACCTGACGCGGGAAGCGGAGCACGTCGAGGGCTTCGCCCCCGAGCTCGCGATCGTCACGCACGGCGGGGGCAAGGAGCTCGACGAGCCGGTCGTCGTCCGGCCGACCTCCGAGACGATCATCAACGAGTACTTCTCCAAGTGGGTCCAGAGCTACCGCGACCTGCCCCTGCTGATCAACCAGTGGGCGAACGTGGTCCGCTGGGAGATGCGCCCGCGCGTGTTCCTCCGTACGAGCGAGTTCCTCTGGCAGGAGGGCCACACGGCCCACGTCACGTACGAGGACGCCCGCGACTACGCCGCCCGCATCCACACGGACGTGTACGGCGACTTCATGACCAACGTGCTCGGCATCGACGTCGTGCTCGGCCGCAAGACCGCCAAGGAGCGCTTCGCCGGCGCCATCAACACCCTCACCCTCGAGGGCATGATGGGCGACGGCAAGGCCCTGCAGCTCGGCACGAGCCACGAGCTCGGCACCAACTTCGCCAAGGCCTTCAACACGCAGTACCTGTCGAAGGAAGGCAAGCAGGAGCTCGTCTGGCAGACCTCGTGGGGCGTCTCGACCCGCATGGTCGGCGGCCTGATCATGTCGCACGGCGACGACAACGGCCTGCGGGTCCCGCCGCGCCTCGCGCACGTCCAGGTCGTCGTCATGGCGATCAAGGGCGACGAGGCCGTGGCGAAGGTCCGCGAGCTGGGCGCCCAGCTCAAGGCCGCGGGCCTGCGGGTGTTCGTCGACGACCGCGTCGACACCCCCTTCGGCCGCCGCGCCGTGGACTGGGAGCTCAAGGGCGTACCGGTCCGCGTCGAGATCGGCCCCCGCGACCTGGAGGCCGGCACCGCGATGCTGGCCCGCCGGATCCCGGGCGGCAAGGAGGCCGTGCAGATCTCCGACCTCGCCGCCCTGCTGCCCAAGGTGCTGGAGGAGGACCAGGAGCAGCTGCTGCGCGAGTCCCGCGAGCGCCGCATCTCCCGCACCTCCGACGTCTCGACCATCGAGGAGGCCGCCGAGGCCGCCATCGCCGGTGGCTGGGCGCGGATCCCGTGGGCCGACCTCGGCCCCGAGGGCGAGGCGAAGCTCGCCGAGCAGGCCGTCTCCGTACGCTGCCTGATCGCCGAGGACGGGTCGGTGCCGCTGGCGGACGACGCCCCCGGTAACCTCGCGATCGTCGCGCGCTCGTACTAG
- a CDS encoding methyltransferase type 11 gives MTPTPTATLVARDWAEIQERMLVPLYEAVYDRLEVGPGDRLLGLDCGAGLALLLASGRGALATGVETDPARRTLARERLLEVLAAPPAPAVPYDVLLAFSPSPGALAAALPALRRPGAAVVLADWGPAERCTVPSVLGGGPAARDLDAMAAAAGLVPDGSGRVFCPFGYADVDSAVRGLLSTGLYECSDPVQVEKELAEALHPYERGDGAVWLPNIFRYVIARTA, from the coding sequence ATGACACCGACGCCGACGGCGACGCTTGTCGCGCGGGACTGGGCGGAGATCCAGGAACGGATGCTGGTACCGCTGTACGAGGCGGTCTACGACCGGCTGGAGGTCGGGCCGGGAGACCGGCTGCTCGGCCTCGACTGCGGGGCCGGACTGGCCCTGCTGCTGGCCTCGGGCCGGGGAGCCCTGGCCACGGGTGTGGAGACGGATCCGGCACGCCGGACGCTGGCCCGGGAGCGCCTCCTGGAGGTGCTCGCGGCCCCTCCGGCGCCCGCGGTGCCCTACGACGTCCTGCTGGCCTTCTCGCCCTCCCCGGGCGCCCTGGCCGCGGCCCTGCCGGCGCTGCGCCGGCCCGGCGCAGCGGTGGTGCTGGCGGACTGGGGCCCGGCGGAGCGGTGCACGGTGCCCTCCGTCCTGGGCGGCGGGCCGGCCGCGCGGGACCTGGACGCGATGGCGGCCGCGGCCGGGCTGGTGCCGGACGGGTCGGGGCGGGTGTTCTGCCCCTTCGGGTACGCCGACGTGGACAGCGCGGTGCGCGGGCTGCTGTCGACCGGGCTGTACGAGTGCTCCGACCCGGTGCAGGTGGAGAAGGAACTGGCGGAGGCGCTTCACCCGTACGAACGGGGTGACGGGGCCGTCTGGCTGCCGAACATCTTCCGCTACGTCATCGCCCGTACGGCCTAA
- the ftsH gene encoding ATP-dependent zinc metalloprotease FtsH has protein sequence MPGGWRGLILTALIVYLITNLVLSFFNEGDEPTISYTEFSKQVANGNVSKIYSKGDAIQGELKAEQPKPDGDKGDYKKFVSQRPAFADDDLWANLTKQNVVVTASPVVEQRSFLANLLISLAPMLLLVLLWVVIARRMGSAMGGGMGGLGRKTPPKPVELEGAKRTTFEDVAGIDEVEGELNDVVDFLKNPDEYRKMGARMPGGVLLAGQPGTGKTLLARAVAGEAGVPFFSASASEFIEMIVGVGASRVRELFAEARKVAPAIIFIDEIDTIGRVRGGGAAMGGHDEREQTLNQILTEMDGFSGSEGVVVLAATNRADVLDPALTRPGRFDRTVMVSPPDKAGREAILRIHTRDIPLADGVDLAQMARTTPGMTGAELANLANEAALLAVKRQQKEVTQTDLSDALEKVQLGAERPLVMPDEERRRTAYHESGHALLGMLQPGADPVRKITIVPRGRALGVTLSTPEADRYAYTEEYLRGRIIGALGGMAAEQVVYEVITTGAENDLEQVTNIVRGMVGRWGMSERIGRLTAIPSDGQSPYGLSAAPATLDAVDHEMRRIVDECYEKACRLLRENRGKLDALAEALMANETLDEAAAYAAAGIARLHKSAPHK, from the coding sequence ATGCCCGGCGGCTGGCGCGGCCTGATCCTCACCGCCCTGATCGTCTACCTGATCACCAACCTGGTGCTCTCCTTCTTCAACGAGGGCGACGAGCCGACGATCTCGTACACGGAGTTCAGCAAGCAGGTCGCGAACGGCAACGTCTCGAAGATCTACTCCAAGGGCGACGCCATCCAGGGCGAGCTGAAGGCGGAACAGCCCAAGCCGGACGGCGACAAGGGCGACTACAAGAAGTTCGTCTCCCAGCGGCCCGCCTTCGCCGACGACGACCTGTGGGCCAACCTCACCAAGCAGAACGTCGTCGTCACGGCCTCCCCGGTCGTCGAACAGCGCAGCTTCCTGGCCAATCTGCTGATCTCCCTGGCCCCGATGCTGCTGCTCGTCCTCCTGTGGGTGGTCATCGCCCGCCGGATGGGATCGGCGATGGGCGGCGGCATGGGCGGGCTCGGCCGCAAGACGCCGCCCAAGCCCGTCGAGCTGGAGGGCGCCAAGCGCACCACCTTCGAGGACGTGGCCGGCATCGACGAGGTCGAGGGCGAGCTCAACGACGTCGTGGACTTCCTGAAGAACCCGGACGAGTACCGCAAGATGGGCGCCCGCATGCCCGGCGGCGTCCTGCTCGCCGGCCAGCCCGGCACCGGCAAGACCCTGCTCGCCCGCGCGGTGGCCGGCGAGGCCGGGGTCCCGTTCTTCTCCGCCTCCGCCTCCGAGTTCATCGAGATGATCGTCGGCGTAGGCGCCTCCCGGGTGCGCGAACTCTTCGCCGAGGCCCGCAAGGTGGCCCCCGCGATCATCTTCATCGACGAGATCGACACCATCGGGCGGGTGCGCGGCGGCGGCGCGGCCATGGGCGGCCACGACGAGCGCGAGCAGACCCTGAACCAGATCCTCACCGAGATGGACGGCTTCTCCGGCTCCGAGGGCGTGGTCGTCCTCGCCGCGACCAACCGGGCCGACGTGCTGGACCCGGCGCTGACCCGGCCGGGCCGCTTCGACCGCACCGTCATGGTCTCCCCGCCCGACAAGGCCGGCCGCGAAGCCATCCTGCGCATCCACACCAGGGACATCCCGCTGGCCGACGGGGTCGATCTCGCGCAGATGGCCCGTACGACCCCGGGCATGACCGGAGCCGAACTGGCCAACCTCGCCAACGAGGCCGCCCTGCTCGCCGTGAAGCGCCAGCAGAAGGAGGTCACCCAGACGGACCTCTCCGACGCGCTGGAGAAGGTCCAGCTGGGCGCCGAACGGCCGCTGGTCATGCCGGACGAGGAGCGCCGCCGTACCGCGTACCACGAGAGCGGTCACGCCCTGCTGGGCATGCTCCAGCCCGGCGCCGACCCCGTCCGCAAGATCACCATCGTGCCGCGCGGGCGGGCGCTCGGGGTCACCCTCTCCACCCCGGAGGCCGACCGGTACGCCTACACGGAGGAGTACCTGCGCGGCCGCATCATCGGGGCGCTCGGTGGCATGGCCGCCGAGCAGGTGGTCTACGAGGTCATCACCACCGGCGCGGAGAACGACCTCGAACAGGTCACCAACATCGTCCGGGGCATGGTCGGCCGCTGGGGCATGAGCGAGCGCATCGGCCGCCTCACCGCCATCCCCTCGGACGGACAGAGCCCCTACGGCCTCTCCGCGGCCCCCGCCACCCTCGACGCGGTGGACCACGAGATGCGCCGGATCGTCGACGAGTGCTACGAGAAGGCCTGCCGCCTGCTGCGCGAGAACCGCGGCAAGCTGGACGCCCTCGCGGAGGCCCTGATGGCCAACGAAACCCTCGACGAAGCGGCCGCCTACGCCGCCGCGGGCATTGCCCGCCTCCACAAGTCGGCGCCGCACAAGTGA
- the ffh gene encoding signal recognition particle protein: MFDTLSDRLSATFKSLRGKGRLSEQDIDAAAREIRIALLEADVALPVVRSFIANVKERARGEEVSKALNPGQQVLKIVNDELVSILGGETRRLRFAKTAPTVIMLAGLQGAGKTTLAGKLGLWLKGQGHTPLLVACDLQRPNAVNQLSVVAERAGVAVYAPAPGNGVGDPVQVAKDSIEYARTKQYDVVIVDTAGRLGIDQELMRQAADIRDAVSPDEILFVVDAMIGQDAVNTAEAFRDGVGFDGVVLSKLDGDARGGAALSIAHVTGKQIIFASNGEKLDEFDAFHPDRMAGRILDMGDMLTLIEQAEKTFSQAEAEKMAAKLQKGPKEFTLDDFLSQMEQVRKMGSISKLLGMLPGMGQIKDQINNIDERDVDRTAAIIKSMTPAERQDPHLINGSRRARIAKGSGTEVSAVKSLVERFFEARKMMSRMAQGGGMPGMPGMPGMGGGPGRQKKQVKQAKGKRKSGNPMKRKEEEAAAAARREAGPEAIEPAAGGNPFGLPAGGAQPGGDFDLPDEFKKFMK, encoded by the coding sequence GTGTTCGATACGCTTTCCGACCGCCTCAGCGCGACCTTCAAGTCCCTCCGGGGCAAAGGCCGCCTCTCCGAGCAGGACATCGACGCTGCGGCGCGGGAAATCCGTATCGCCCTCCTCGAGGCCGACGTCGCCCTCCCGGTCGTCCGCTCCTTCATCGCGAACGTCAAGGAGCGCGCCCGCGGCGAAGAGGTCTCCAAGGCCCTGAACCCGGGCCAGCAGGTCCTCAAGATCGTCAACGACGAGCTGGTCTCCATCCTCGGCGGCGAGACCCGGCGGCTGCGCTTCGCCAAGACCGCGCCCACCGTGATCATGCTCGCCGGCCTCCAGGGTGCCGGTAAGACCACCCTCGCCGGAAAGCTCGGCCTGTGGCTGAAGGGGCAGGGCCACACCCCGCTCCTCGTCGCCTGTGACCTCCAGCGCCCCAACGCCGTCAACCAGCTCTCGGTCGTGGCCGAGCGGGCCGGCGTGGCCGTCTACGCGCCCGCGCCCGGCAACGGCGTCGGCGACCCGGTCCAGGTCGCCAAGGACTCCATCGAGTACGCGCGGACCAAGCAGTACGACGTCGTGATCGTCGACACCGCCGGCCGCCTCGGCATCGACCAGGAGCTGATGCGGCAGGCCGCGGACATCCGCGACGCCGTCAGCCCCGACGAGATCCTCTTCGTCGTCGACGCCATGATCGGCCAGGACGCGGTCAACACCGCCGAGGCCTTCCGCGACGGCGTCGGCTTCGACGGCGTCGTGCTCTCCAAGCTCGACGGCGACGCCCGAGGCGGTGCGGCGCTCTCCATCGCGCACGTCACCGGCAAGCAGATCATCTTCGCCTCGAACGGCGAGAAGCTCGACGAGTTCGACGCCTTCCACCCGGACCGCATGGCGGGCCGGATCCTCGACATGGGTGACATGCTCACCCTGATCGAGCAGGCCGAGAAGACCTTCAGCCAGGCCGAAGCCGAGAAGATGGCGGCCAAGCTGCAGAAGGGGCCCAAGGAGTTCACGCTCGACGACTTCCTGTCCCAGATGGAGCAGGTCCGCAAGATGGGCTCCATCTCCAAGCTGCTCGGCATGCTCCCGGGCATGGGGCAGATCAAGGACCAGATCAACAACATCGACGAGCGCGACGTGGACCGCACCGCCGCGATCATCAAGTCGATGACCCCGGCCGAGCGCCAGGACCCGCACCTCATCAACGGCTCGCGCCGCGCCCGTATCGCCAAGGGTTCCGGCACCGAGGTCAGCGCCGTCAAGTCGCTCGTCGAGCGGTTCTTCGAGGCCCGCAAGATGATGTCCCGCATGGCCCAGGGCGGCGGCATGCCGGGCATGCCGGGCATGCCCGGGATGGGCGGCGGCCCCGGCCGGCAGAAGAAGCAGGTCAAGCAGGCCAAGGGCAAGCGCAAGAGCGGCAACCCGATGAAGCGCAAGGAAGAAGAGGCTGCGGCAGCCGCGCGCCGCGAGGCCGGTCCGGAGGCGATCGAGCCCGCCGCCGGCGGCAACCCGTTCGGCCTTCCGGCCGGGGGCGCCCAGCCCGGTGGGGACTTCGACCTGCCGGACGAGTTCAAGAAGTTCATGAAGTAG